The Serinus canaria isolate serCan28SL12 chromosome 22, serCan2020, whole genome shotgun sequence genomic sequence ACTCGAATGTAACTGCGGCCCAGTGGGACCGTGACCAAGTAGAAACGCAGCAGTACATCAGGACTGGGGTGGGAGCGGGTGAGCTGCAGTGGGGCGTGGTGCCCAGGCTGAGGAATCGTCAGTTGGTGAGAGAAGGGTTTACGAGAGCTGCCCGCAGTCAGTGATGGTGATCTTCTTGCTTGTTTTGCCATCTTTGGAGCCACAGCGCTCCATGGCCTCCACCACATTCATCCCCTCCTTGACGCGGCCGAAGACAACGTGCTTGCCATCCAGCCTGCCGGAGAAGCACCAGTCACAGCTGGCCCCTGATATCCCCCAACAGAGGACATCTCCAAGATGCAGACCCCCCCAAGCTCCTCCTCCCACAGTCCATGACTCACCACTCGGTCTTGGCAGTGCAGATGAAGAACTGGGAACCATTCGTGTTGGGGCCGGCATTGGCCATCGACAGGATACCAGGACCTGTGTGCTTCAGGATGAAGTTCTCATCTGGGAACTTCTCCCCATAGATGGATTTGCCTCCAGTGCCATTGTGGCGTGTGAAGTCA encodes the following:
- the PPIA gene encoding peptidyl-prolyl cis-trans isomerase A; amino-acid sequence: MANPVVFFDIAANSEPLGRVTFELFADKVPKTAENFRALSTGEKGFGYKGSCFHRIIPGFMCQGGDFTRHNGTGGKSIYGEKFPDENFILKHTGPGILSMANAGPNTNGSQFFICTAKTEWLDGKHVVFGRVKEGMNVVEAMERCGSKDGKTSKKITITDCGQLS